The Roseovarius indicus genome has a segment encoding these proteins:
- the brxC gene encoding BREX system P-loop protein BrxC produces the protein MLNKDTFHTDPAQYQLANQGVAKISVPPAPEAMDTLRGELSTFVCDGAYADGLARILEGYLGSIGKGSGAPAVWISGFYGSGKSHMASMLAALWTNLEFEDGATAEGLIPHIPPEVAAPLKELRIAAKRSGGVVAAGDTLGTGASDPAEATLGIILRAVGLPSDLRAAQVALWLDNLEILETVRAELGEKFQSDIRNFILSPRFADAVLKAKPELASSPKELRELLKTQFPEPPPVTVDLLETVARQALMLGRKELPLTLVVLDEVQQFIRQDPSLTLKIQTIAERLAGRFDGRLLLVATGQQALSDVPNLQKLLDRFPTQIALGEADVDAVIRKTVLRKKSGVEKDIKHMLDANAGEISRQLNGSRLAHTVQDDPDAILDWPLLPARRRVWESILRELDRTGLGGTLRGQLRTTLDAAKTYGDKPLGHAVPVDFLYGRFATEAYNAGLLPGETRNRIEALKGGSEEERLKARILMLVYMLGRIAPEADRHGVRSKPETIADLLIINLAGEDELRRKVPELLQELQADGAVIEVEGEWRLQTKESADWEAAYRTEEKTLLADQSSLSRTRGDLLSNAIDTALAGAASVPHGASKETRRIHRLQPGDKEPSDGIALRLHNGWSEDLTQIEKEIAAAPSSDPTVHLLISRHPSRDSELTNALTTWKAAEQVLQLRGLPQTDAGREAQSAMRSRSNKAQNAAKEIIAEVVAQARVIQAGGKVVTGAPADAVKAAAINALARLYPQFPDGDHAGWGKVRDRAVRKDPDAMQAVDHSGAPESHPVCKAIIADLGSGRKGSDLRTKFTGVPYGWSQDAVDGALIVLANAGLLRVTGDDGKPASLPDIPRQKIGTCTFRSETTVITIHQRMAVRGLLNDTGIPYENNQEQLALSALLDRLRAAAAESGSDAPAPEADTVPNLASYKSLSGNDLLAALAADAADLREKLKDWKKAKQVISERVPNWRLAERLVGLGAKDQESDLESIRTGRRLLADPDPVPPLISAAADTLRARLNAIYQAWEKAWDSGEERLANDPTWKKLSPEQKRAIREENGLLQATKPAVDTPQAISEALSARGLSEWESMVKALPTRVDDALASAAAELEPKACGFQNYRTAITLIPGQPFQ, from the coding sequence ATGCTGAACAAAGACACGTTTCATACCGATCCCGCCCAGTACCAACTAGCAAACCAGGGCGTAGCGAAGATCTCCGTTCCACCGGCCCCAGAGGCTATGGACACTCTACGAGGTGAGCTGTCGACGTTCGTTTGCGACGGTGCCTATGCCGATGGCCTTGCACGCATTCTGGAAGGTTACCTTGGCTCTATTGGGAAGGGGAGCGGTGCACCCGCCGTATGGATATCCGGCTTCTACGGGTCTGGTAAATCGCACATGGCCAGCATGCTCGCCGCGCTCTGGACCAACTTGGAGTTCGAAGACGGAGCTACGGCTGAAGGTCTGATTCCACACATTCCGCCCGAAGTTGCGGCGCCCCTAAAAGAGCTCAGGATCGCGGCTAAAAGGTCTGGTGGAGTGGTCGCTGCAGGTGACACGCTTGGTACAGGCGCTTCTGACCCAGCTGAAGCAACACTGGGGATCATCCTCAGAGCGGTTGGACTCCCCAGCGATCTACGTGCTGCGCAAGTTGCCCTTTGGCTCGACAATCTAGAAATCCTTGAGACTGTTCGCGCAGAGCTTGGAGAGAAGTTCCAAAGCGATATTCGCAACTTCATCCTCTCGCCGCGCTTTGCCGACGCTGTTCTTAAGGCCAAGCCGGAGCTCGCCTCGTCTCCAAAAGAATTGCGCGAGCTTCTAAAGACGCAGTTTCCAGAGCCACCGCCGGTCACCGTCGACCTCTTGGAGACTGTTGCAAGGCAAGCTTTGATGCTTGGCCGGAAGGAACTTCCGTTGACCCTGGTGGTTCTGGATGAAGTTCAGCAGTTCATTCGCCAGGACCCGAGCCTGACGCTCAAAATACAGACAATTGCCGAGCGTCTGGCCGGTCGATTTGATGGTCGCCTTTTGCTTGTTGCTACAGGGCAGCAGGCCCTAAGCGACGTGCCCAACCTACAGAAGCTGCTCGACCGGTTTCCAACCCAAATCGCACTTGGTGAGGCCGATGTTGATGCGGTCATTCGAAAAACAGTACTGCGCAAAAAGAGTGGTGTCGAAAAGGACATCAAGCACATGCTCGATGCCAATGCTGGTGAGATCAGCCGCCAACTCAATGGCAGCCGTCTGGCTCACACTGTGCAGGACGATCCCGATGCTATCCTTGATTGGCCCCTTCTTCCCGCCCGGCGCCGCGTCTGGGAGAGTATTCTGCGGGAATTGGACAGGACTGGTCTCGGCGGAACGCTCCGTGGCCAACTCAGAACGACGCTCGACGCGGCGAAGACCTATGGGGACAAGCCCCTGGGTCATGCAGTTCCTGTCGACTTCCTTTACGGCCGGTTCGCCACGGAGGCCTACAACGCCGGTCTCTTGCCAGGCGAGACACGAAACCGGATCGAAGCACTCAAGGGTGGAAGCGAAGAAGAGCGCCTTAAAGCCCGGATTCTGATGTTGGTCTACATGCTGGGTCGCATTGCGCCTGAGGCGGACAGACACGGGGTGCGCTCAAAGCCTGAAACAATAGCTGATCTATTGATCATCAATCTGGCTGGCGAAGACGAGTTGCGCCGAAAGGTGCCTGAATTGCTTCAAGAGCTGCAAGCCGATGGCGCGGTTATCGAAGTCGAAGGCGAATGGCGCCTGCAGACAAAAGAAAGCGCTGACTGGGAGGCTGCATACAGGACTGAGGAGAAGACACTCCTAGCAGACCAATCCTCCTTGAGCCGAACCCGGGGCGATCTTCTCAGCAACGCGATTGATACGGCCTTGGCAGGCGCTGCGAGCGTCCCACATGGCGCCAGCAAGGAGACGCGACGAATCCACCGCCTGCAACCTGGTGACAAGGAGCCGAGCGATGGGATCGCGCTGAGACTCCACAATGGATGGAGCGAAGACCTCACTCAGATCGAAAAGGAAATCGCAGCGGCCCCATCTTCTGACCCGACGGTTCACCTGCTCATTTCGCGGCATCCTTCACGCGACAGCGAACTCACGAACGCGCTCACAACATGGAAGGCAGCAGAACAAGTCCTCCAACTACGTGGCCTCCCTCAAACCGATGCTGGCCGCGAAGCCCAGTCGGCCATGCGGTCGCGTTCGAACAAAGCTCAGAATGCAGCAAAGGAAATCATTGCTGAGGTTGTGGCGCAAGCGCGGGTCATTCAAGCTGGCGGGAAGGTTGTGACTGGAGCCCCTGCCGATGCGGTCAAAGCAGCAGCGATCAATGCCCTTGCGCGTCTCTATCCACAGTTTCCGGACGGCGATCATGCCGGATGGGGCAAAGTGCGCGATAGGGCGGTCCGAAAAGACCCGGACGCTATGCAGGCAGTGGATCATTCTGGTGCCCCTGAAAGCCACCCGGTTTGCAAAGCAATCATCGCTGATCTAGGATCAGGTCGAAAGGGTTCCGACCTTCGAACGAAGTTCACTGGTGTGCCATACGGTTGGTCTCAAGATGCTGTGGACGGCGCTCTGATCGTCTTGGCAAACGCTGGCCTGCTTCGCGTGACCGGTGACGATGGCAAGCCTGCATCCTTGCCAGACATCCCGCGCCAAAAAATCGGCACTTGCACGTTCCGGTCTGAGACGACCGTGATCACGATCCACCAGCGGATGGCTGTACGAGGCCTGCTAAACGACACAGGCATCCCGTATGAGAATAACCAGGAGCAGCTTGCACTTTCAGCACTTCTTGACCGGCTTCGCGCGGCCGCAGCGGAATCTGGGAGCGATGCACCGGCCCCAGAAGCGGACACGGTTCCAAACCTCGCCTCGTACAAGAGCCTTTCGGGCAACGACCTTCTAGCTGCCCTGGCAGCAGACGCCGCCGATCTGCGCGAGAAGCTGAAGGATTGGAAGAAAGCCAAGCAGGTTATTTCGGAGAGAGTGCCTAATTGGCGCTTGGCAGAACGCCTTGTTGGTTTGGGCGCCAAAGACCAGGAAAGCGACCTTGAGAGTATTCGCACGGGTCGCCGTCTATTGGCTGATCCGGATCCGGTTCCGCCGTTGATTTCCGCTGCTGCGGATACTCTGCGTGCTAGGCTCAATGCCATCTATCAGGCTTGGGAGAAAGCTTGGGACAGCGGTGAGGAACGGCTCGCTAACGATCCAACGTGGAAGAAGCTGTCTCCTGAACAGAAGCGAGCTATCCGAGAAGAAAACGGCCTGCTCCAAGCAACAAAACCGGCCGTCGACACTCCGCAGGCGATTTCGGAAGCTTTGAGCGCAAGGGGGCTTTCCGAATGGGAGAGCATGGTGAAAGCGCTGCCGACGCGTGTCGATGATGCGCTCGCCTCTGCTGCTGCTGAGCTCGAGCCCAAAGCCTGCGGATTTCAGAATTACCGGACAGCGATTACGCTAATTCCCGGACAGCCATTTCAGTAA
- the istB gene encoding IS21-like element helper ATPase IstB — protein MLTHPTLEQMAALGLTGMADAWKALADQDPGQALDRNEWLGLMLDREASTRADKRFANRLRNAKMRFPDACIEDVNFTASRGLDRRQVLALAQGAWIKAKEQIILTGQTGTGKTWLACAFGHQAARLDHSVLYVRMPRLFEDMAMARLDGRFPKLVDKLARVQLLILDDWGAHGLTDQQRLDLLELFEERYQRRSTIITAQLPVSGWHDMIGEPTIADAILDRIVHNAHRIDLKGDSMRRADQNRNLTHAENTETMQTET, from the coding sequence ATGCTGACACATCCCACCCTCGAACAGATGGCCGCGCTCGGCCTGACAGGCATGGCCGACGCCTGGAAGGCGCTCGCCGACCAGGATCCGGGCCAAGCCCTCGATCGCAATGAATGGCTCGGGCTCATGCTTGATCGGGAAGCCTCGACGAGGGCCGACAAACGCTTCGCCAACCGGCTGCGTAACGCCAAGATGCGCTTCCCGGACGCCTGTATTGAAGACGTCAACTTCACCGCAAGCCGCGGCCTCGACCGCCGTCAGGTTCTCGCATTGGCACAGGGCGCGTGGATCAAGGCAAAGGAGCAGATTATCCTCACCGGCCAGACCGGCACGGGCAAAACCTGGCTGGCTTGCGCCTTCGGCCATCAAGCGGCCCGGCTCGATCACTCCGTCCTCTATGTCCGCATGCCGCGGCTCTTCGAGGACATGGCCATGGCCCGCCTCGACGGGCGGTTCCCAAAGCTGGTCGACAAACTGGCCCGCGTCCAACTGCTCATTCTCGATGACTGGGGGGCCCACGGACTGACCGATCAGCAGAGGCTCGACCTGCTCGAGCTGTTCGAGGAGCGCTATCAGCGGCGCTCCACCATCATCACCGCCCAGCTGCCCGTCTCGGGCTGGCATGACATGATCGGCGAACCAACAATCGCCGACGCCATCCTCGACCGGATCGTCCACAACGCACACCGCATCGACCTCAAGGGAGACAGCATGCGAAGAGCAGATCAAAACAGAAACTTGACCCACGCCGAAAACACAGAAACGATGCAAACCGAAACATGA